A segment of the Macrobrachium nipponense isolate FS-2020 chromosome 4, ASM1510439v2, whole genome shotgun sequence genome:
CAGGCAAATACTTTTTCCGTTTAACCGATCGTCCATTACTACATCGTCAAAACTACTTTACTTTTAAGGCAAATACTTTTTTCGTTTAACCGATCGTCCATTACTACATCGTGAGTGTTTTTTCTCTTGTGAAGAGAGTTAACTGGTGCCGAGGTAGAGAGGGATGCTGAAATGTGCAGGCGTTCTCCGGCCGGAAAGAGCGACTATTTATATAAAAGCTTTGGGGAACACCTGTCTGTCTCTCGGATATGGTGTTACCACTGTCACCATTTTAGTCACAGTCGTCGTGTGGTCATAATAAACATCAGTGATGAAACCATGAAAACACAACAGGAAAAACAACAATAGTGATCTTGCAGTGCAAAATGTACAAAGGAAGCATGTTTGTGTTCATACGAATAGCCTGCGAGACATTGAGGAAAGTGTAGATTGGGAAACATCCCTTTGTATGAATGATTTTGCATCAAGCTATAATGTGATGATTCTGATCGTTTTACCTGTATCTTAAAACGAGATATGAAATCGACAAAACtgaataaatgattataaaaattgatttcattttgtAGAAATTTTACCCATTCATTAGTCTCTCGTTAGATGTTGGTTTGTTTTCGTAGGAAAGCAGTGAAATTTCCAAATTCatagtataaaactttattttctgttGAGTGAAGGGAGCGCTTTCATAAATGCCACATACAATTACAAAGAATTGAAGCAGTACAGATGTGTAATATAATTTCTACAAATGATTTCGTTCTCTCGATAATATTTATCAcactcctcattctctctctcgtagttcagtggtggagagagagagagagagagagagagagagagagagagagagagagagagagagaggtgactaaAATACACACTAAaacaagaaaacgtcaacaagaATGAAGACATTAAATGATAACGCTGTATACACCAGCTATGGATTCGACGAAGCCGACTCAAACATTTCTTAGCCCCTGCGCAGTATTTTGAATTCGGGGAACACCGCTGTCTTGTCCCGCCTGTACTGTTGACAAGAATTAATGGATGATTATTTGCACACATTACCTATAGTAGCATTCTGGAAGCAGCGCACTTGAAGCAACAAAGTAAACCAGTAGAGAGAACATTTACTGCTGACCGCTTTAATAGGTTTTGTTTAACAAggtgtgatgcgacctccagcttactcggaacgcgtgCAAGATTTGCCACGCTCGCGTAAGTTGTAACCATTATATTCCTatcttaacgtgaagtggtcatcataattaatattcatacctttagtactacttatactaacaaggatcaaataaaaggacacaaattaaacatgttcatatattctcagttataagtggaaacacaaaataatcgaatagAAACAGCCAGaattcgagagagttcacataggcaggatgtatgttccacctctcctaagggatacttttgaaagacgtatccctcagaggaggtggaacatagatcctacccatgtgaactttctcgagaaactcagagtttccaaccctttgattagcttatcaacagccaatcaggagcgtcgtaaggaactggcctagacatcaaatgcacggttgatgtgaatctattatagctgaAGTGAGGAGTGAGGGCTTCCTCAAGCAACATACATTGGGATGGCAGTCGTCGAGATTAACTTGCCTCCATTAAAATGCTGCCCTGAAGATACATTACTGCAACAAAAATCGGCCATCTTTCTTTTGGGGACTAGCAGGAGCAGGCTCAGAATGTACAATTTGAGGAATTATTTATTCTATGATCTTAGAAACATCTCACTTCCTTTATTTGAAAGCCCAAGGAATTTCATTCCTTGCCTTTATTTGAAATTCCCAGGTGTTACAGTGCTTGCCCTCATTTGAATTTCCAGGTTACCCTTCTTTCCTTTATTTGAAATTTCCAAGTGTTATTTTCCTTGACTTTTTACTGAAAGCCTCTCGGATTTATTGAAAGTTCATAAACAGACATGACTAAGGAAAGAAGCTTTGTGCATCAAAACCAGCGTATGAAATATTTACCTAACAATTGTGCAATTTGTAAAGGTTAGAACATCTCTTGGAAAAATCAGTTACAGGCTTGACGAAAGTGTTCCAGATAGAAGGTCAGGTTTGAATTCTAAATCCTAATACGAAAAACAGGAAATTTGTTATCCTGTGCTATGAGCATCAAAAGCCTGCAACTCACAAAAACGACACTTGAAGTGGAATTGTTGAAATCGCTAATTAGACATCTTACCTCTCTAATACctataatttttcaagttttcttggGATTTCTCcattacagaaaaaaagtttACTGCTTCTAGTCTATGGTTCCCTAGAACTTAGATCTCATTTAGGGTACAGAATGACATTCGTGACAGCCAGCCCCATTTGTGGTGTAACAGCACGCTGTAGAAAGTAACATCCTTTATATACGAGTATCATTATTCCCTTTGGTTTGTCACTAACTAGCTGTCCagattcattccttttactttacttttggTTTTCAAATCTCATTTAAGAATTAATCATTCCGGTGAGAAGTAAGAGTCGATGGATGTGCAAATGTCACGGTAAActacttgtaataataataataatatttgtagtagattttgagtgatttttgaTTGGTTAAGAAAACCGGGGAGGGCTCATTTTGGCTGGGAGCAGAATAACTCATCCAGAGACTGGCTGACCAACGAAGACACCGATCAGTTAGTACCAGGTCCCGGGAGTTCTGATCGTAGGGCGCCTTACCTAAGGTGACCAGCTGTTGAAGGGTTATCCAAGTTGTGTGCCTTTGAGCAGCCGATCGGACTtcgtcggaaatggctgcttaaacaaataatgataataacaagtcGTGTGCCTTGTCGTTCTCTTGGTGGTGGTAGGGAGAAGAAGGGCTCCCTGGGTCAATTTCAGTGAAGATATCCATCTGCGGATGGCGGGGGCCTCCTTATGTCGGAGGCGGCGATGGTCGTTGTTGCCGTCCAGGATTTTTGGGCTTCTTACAATCAGCCGGCATTGGGGACAGGTCATGGTCCCTCATGTAGTGCTGCGATACTGCTCCTCCTTGTACGTAGGTGAATGACAATCCTCTCGGAGAGGCGAGTCGTAGTCGTACCAGTGTGTAAAGGACAACATCCATTCTCAGGGCACGATATTTGGTAAACTACTTCTCGCCTCTTCATTACATGGGATACTGGGTAGTCTTCCAGTCCTTGTAGTAGATCACTAGGTCGACATTTTTGTTTTCACCGGTCAGTTTTACATGGGCGCCGATAACGTTCTTCAGGGCTTCCTCATCTCTCTTATATTCATCGTTCATGTTGCCCTTGTAGAACAGCATAGTTGTACTCCCAATTTCTCGAGGGACGTGGTTCGCCTTACGACGCCACATGTCGACAGCATTTTTCATCATCTTGGCAACCCTACGTTTACAGTACCAATTATCAACCAGGATTTGGTCAACGTATTCGAGCTCATTGGAAGCGGCATTCCCAGAAGAACAGTGTTGAGAGGGCTGGACGAGCATATGCGTTCATGACCAAGGAATTGAATTTTTCTGGGCATTCACTACTACCGTTGAGGCAGAGCCCGATGGCAATTGGCTTACGGTGAACCTGACTGCGAAAGCCTTGGGAATGCTGGCGACACAGACGTTCAAAACCGGAAAGGTGCCATCCACACTTCTCTCATACGTGAGGCGGGGAACCGATTCCTCCTTAAAGGTGGGCCTGAGTGTTTTCAGTTCATTTTCGTCGGCGACGTTGACGAAGGTTTCAAGAATGTACCGAACATATACAGCTGGTCTTAGGATGCTACTGAGATTATGCTGCTCGACAACTCCCATATTAAAATTGGAGAACAGCAAACCAAAGAGGGGAGAACCCATGATTACTCCTTCGATCTGTGTCCAAATTTGCAATCGTTGATTGTTGAAAAGGGCCTCATTAGTGCTGATGATAATAACAGGTACCTGGATTGCAATACTTCTTATTTATTCTGCTATGTCCTAACATCTGTACTTCTGTATTGAGGTGTAGAGGGAACCATGCCTCTTCTTACAAAGAATGGTTTATACTGAGCACTGCTTTCTCCTGGCATATCGTAGTTAAAGGAAATTATGTTTCCCAGCTGCGTTTTCCTTGTTCCGTTTTTTCTTCTTATGTTGCAACTTAAAACAATAACCATTCTTATATCGAGGAGCAGAACTGCTTGAACTCCTGTTGCAGTGGTCTCTTGAGTTCCACAATCACAGCAGAACCTAACGCCTTATGAAATGCTTTCTGTAAAGAAGCGCATGCAAAATATTTACAGACAATAATCGAAACACATCATTAAACGAGCAAAAGTTCTCAATCAGAGAACACATGATTAACAGAGGATAAAAGCCAattgatagatagagagagagagagagagagagagagagagagagagagagagagagagagagagagagtgtgttagaTTCTTTTCGTAGCATAGACCTTGACTTCCGAAAGTTGGAGATGATCAGTGTCATTGCTAATTTTCTGAATGCCGAGGAATCTACCAATGACGCCCGTCACACTGTTGCAGATGATGTGGCCTTTGGTGACGTCGTAAGGGCCATCGTAGGTGGACATCAGGGTAAAGGGAATCAGGTCACCGTTCACACGGAGTACTTGGCCAACACGGACCTGAAACGAGAATGAAATGGGTAGTAAATATGCAAGTGGAAGACAGaagatagaattaatatattagcCATTCAAAATGACTAAAGATGATGATGCTATgactatgatatacatatacaacgcacgcatacacacacacaaatcacatcatatatatatatatatatatatatatatatatatatatatatatatatatatatatatatgtttgcgtgtgtgtatggtGTATGCGCTTCACGTGCCAAATTATACACATCTCAAATGAAAGCGATGCATTTCTTTTCTCCGAGAGACTCGTTTTGCTCACTTCAACGTCATGGAATCTCTGAGAGCAACAATCTTGCCTCGTGAAGATCTGGACTTGGTGAATGGTTCGTACCTCCCCGAGATCAACAATCCACCATGGGGTTGTTAAGCCACTCTCTGAATGGTACATCTTACCATCAACCTTTCCATCTACTGCCATCTCTTTTCTCCAACTgttgaaggagagagaagaagatagagTTACCTGCACACCTTTCAAAATGAAACATACTGAAAACATGTTAAACGGAGGTTCCTTGTCCATGAGTCAGACAAACCTATGAACACTAATAATCAAATAGTTGACGGAATACTGAATCAACACTGGCAGGAAGTCAGCCGTTGTAAAAATTGAGTCGAAATCATACTTAATCAATTCGCTTCTTCAAAGATAAGTAAATAAGTCTGTATGTTGATTGTTTTCGTCAACAGTTAAATGCTGCGAAATAAATAACTTTGTTTGAAGCAGAATCAGAGCTtaatttggaagtttgaatttaaaTCAGTGGCCCCAGTGTGCTTGTTTCATATGGacagggttcaccttctgaataataataataatataattataataataataataataataataataataataataataataataataataataataataataataataataataataataaatacaatccTGGCCTGTCTCGTAATAGCGTGAGGTAAAtgactccaatatatatatatatatatatatatatatatatatatatatatatatatatagattcacaaacattaagcttcAAATATCTAGTTCACTAAAtctcgaaaatatatatatatatatagatatatatatatatatatatatatatatatatatatatatatatatatatatcatactaattCTCCTTCTATGTATTTTTCGAGATTTAGTGAACTAGATATTTgaagcttaatgtttgtgaatctatatatatatatatatatatatatatatatatatactatatatatatatatatatatatatattatatatatatatatatacatatatatatatatatacatatatatatatatatatatatatatacatatatatatgataaatatatatatattacttatttatatatccatatatatatctatattatatattataatatatatatatatatatattaatattatatatatctatctaatatctataatcctatctatttatatatatatatcttatattagatatataatatatagatattatatatatatagatagattatatatatatctctatatatatatatatatatatatatatataaatatatacatatatatatatatattatataatatctatatatatatatatatatatatattatatactatatatagatatatatatatagatatatatatagatatatatatatatatatatgatatatatatatatatatgtataataccaGTATATATTTCATCAATAAGTCGTTTCCCCTAACGAAGGATAGCGCCAGAGAAACATGAGGCAAGGGTCAAAGCTTTGGTGAAATCACAATAGGTTTCTAGGCATTCAGGTGACTACTCACTTTATGTAATGTGGAAGTGCATAAGTGTACTTCAAAAGAGCAACTTCTTCAAGTTCCTCGGCCGGACGTGCACTTGACAGAACAAAAAAAGTACTTTCATTATAGACCTGTTCATACAGGCCGTAGATCGTACAAACGCCATCTGTTGTGGGAGAGAaaacaggaatgaaaaataatatggaTCAGTAACCGTCTGTTCTCTAAAGATGGAAAACGactgaaaatactaaaaataggCTGCAGTATATGTTCATGCCCCTGAACAGGTatagaacaacaacaactcaaAAAAGGCAGGTATTTTTTGTCCATTCCAGTAGTAGAGTGAAATATTTATCTAATCTGCCTAGATCACTTTGATGAAcagaagtgtatatatacatacacacacacacacacacacacacacacatatatatatatatatatatatatatatatatataaatacatatatatatatatatatatatatatatgatatatatatatatatatatatatatatatatatatatatatgagattatatatatatatatatatatatatatatatgagatatatatataatatatatatataatatatatatatgataggataatatatatatgtatatatatatatatattatatgtatatatatgatgatatatatatgtatatatatatgtatatatatatgaaatatatagatatacatatatatatatatatatatatatatattatatatatatatattatatatatatgtatatatacacatttctgtTGTTCAAAGTGATCTAGGCAGATTAGATAAACATTTAATTCTAATATTGGAATGGCCAAAAAAATACCTGCCTTTTTTGAGTTATTGTTGTTCTGTACCTGTTCAGGGGCACGAACTTATACTGCCGCcctatttttagtattttcagtcgttttcatatatatatatataataaatatatatatagatatatagatatatatatataaatattatatatatatatatatatatctatataaaatcttgatatctatatatatagtagatctatatatatatatgactatatatatatatctatagctatataaatagagtctatatatatatgaggagatgtctatacctatatataatatatatatatataagatatatatagaagatatcatataattataatatatatctatctattctattataatctatatatatatatatatagatatatatatctatatatatatcttatatatatatatctttatatatatatatcgatctatatctcatataattatagctattatatattgatatatatatatataatattatatatatatatatatatatagatctatatatatatctaaataattctattatatatatattgatatataataatatattatatatatttataattatatatatatatatacaatatatatatatatatataatacattctatctatataaatatatatataatataataatatatatatacatataatatatatacatacacacacatatatatacatatatatgtattagtttaCAGAGCTCCATAtacaaaataaagcattattgtATTTCTTGGGTAGTGAGACCCTTCCATTCCAATAGACCTGGAAGCATTTCGGAGCTTGAATTATGAACCATAAAAAACTGCTTTTAATCCTTTCTTAGAAATGGAATGTGCAAATAATTAATAAGACTGGATaacccaaataaaaataaactaatttaaaagaaagatatatatatatatatatatatatatatatatatatatatatatatatatatatatatatatatatatatatatatatatatatatatatacttacgccTGTTTTAATTCATTTGCTAAAAACAGAATGTCGGTATGTTCACGTGACATGGGAAACAATACTTGAAAACAAATGAGCTCATTTACGAAGTACAAAAGTCAAGAGCACCGCAACGTTAGGAGATGAAGCGGCACCGAAAGGAAAGCGCTCGAAAGAGATGATACTCAACTTGGTAGGAATAACTGACGGCCTTGTGAGTGCGAGTCTGAGAAGCACAGACGATCTCCGATATGACCTGGTGCGTTTGTGCAAAGAAAGCCGTATAGTTGGCATCT
Coding sequences within it:
- the LOC135211706 gene encoding fucolectin-like — encoded protein: MAVDGKVDGKMYHSESGLTTPWWIVDLGEVRTIHQVQIFTRQDCCSQRFHDVEVRVGQVLRVNGDLIPFTLMSTYDGPYDVTKGHIICNSVTGVIGRFLGIQKISNDTDHLQLSEVKVYATKRI